In the genome of Oncorhynchus clarkii lewisi isolate Uvic-CL-2024 chromosome 4, UVic_Ocla_1.0, whole genome shotgun sequence, one region contains:
- the LOC139407481 gene encoding uncharacterized protein: MWLLVVAVAVSLGVSGAETSHRSEAQSQTLQALHCPPCERIHCTHRRALKLQCKGGLTTGVCGCCPACARTAGESCGGTWDYLGKCDEGLVCVYQESVSAAEGIPDVEERKGICKAVLETLDVESCRPECTWEYCQANPNEVCSARSVSLEKQECHGTCQHTSCSSCLVLRPPSSASCPQTCAPSDPTCLHRFGRCVHNHLAEPHRHHHHPICHHNLQSNAEGYFVCLVPGCLN, encoded by the exons ATGTGGCTgttggtagtagcagtagcagtatcaCTGGGGGTGTCAGGGGCAGAGACCTCACACCGATCCGAGGCCCAGTCCCAGACCCTCCAGGCCCTCCACTGTCCGCCCTGTGAGAGGATCCACTGCACCCACCGCCGGGCCCTGAAGCTCCAGTGTAAAGGTGGCCTGACCACGGGGGTCTGTGGCTGCTGCCCAGCCTGTGCCAGGACGGCTGGGGAGAGCTGTGGTGGGACCTGGGACTACCTGGGCAAGTGTGACGAGGGGCTGGTGTGTGTCTACCAGGAGTCTGTCTCGGCTGCTGAGGGAATACCAGACGTAGAGGAACGTAAAGGTATCTGTAAAGCAG TGCTGGAGACCCTGGATGTGGAGTCCTGTCGCCCAGAATGCACCTGGGAGTACTGTCAGGCCAATCCTAATGAGGTGTGCTCTGCCAG GTCAGTGTCCCTGGAGAAGCAGGAGTGTCATGGTACCTGCCAGCACACGTCATGCTCCAGCTGTCTGGTCTTGAGACCCCCATCCTCAGCCTCCTGCCCACAGACCTGTGCCCCCTCAGACCCCACCTGCCTGCACCGCTTTGGGAGGTGTGTTCACAACCACCTGGCCGAGCCCCaccgtcaccaccaccaccccatctGCCACCACAACCTACAG AGTAATGCGGAGGGGTATTTTGTGTGCTTGGTGCCTGGATGTCTGAACTGA
- the LOC139407548 gene encoding protein mono-ADP-ribosyltransferase PARP16-like, whose product MQPPLPPDEVRELVCSCLHRDPVAADLRCSLFVAAAQSYKRDSLLRPYPPRYIRDTDTKEFDELLSDVSSLPGVRELVRLRPGKADHHLALTHWVLFSKSFAVKTLQKDEYVKLCNLTEAEGISTPVPDFLFELEYCDQMNVKFEKTRAGRDLFYAFHGSRLENFHSIIHNGLHCHLNKTSLFGEGTYLTSDLSMAVLYSPHGNGWRDSLLGPLLSCVAMCEVIDHPDVKCQVKRKDSETIDRQRSRARNSEGGEVPQKYFVVTNNQLLRVKYLLVYSQRRHLSRHSQGRSWLVRHHFAIMMSLYLLLLIFIGAFNSTTFLSFWNRLFR is encoded by the exons ATGCAGCCGCCACTCCCACCAGATGAAGTCAGGGAGCTGGTGTGTTCCTGTCTTCACAGGGACCCAGTAGCTGCTGACCTGAGATGCAGCCTGTTTGTTGCTGCTGCTCAGAGCTACAAGAGGGACTCACTGCTCAGACCCTACCCCCCCAGATACATCAGAGACACTGACACCAAGGAGTTTGATGAGCTG CTGTCAGATGTGAGCAGTTTGCCTGGTGTGAGGGAGCTGGTGAGATTGAGACCTGGCAAAGCTGACCATCATCTGGCCCTCACACACTGGGTTCTCTTCTCCAAGAGCTTCGCTGTGAAGACACTACAGAAAGACGAG TATGTCAAGCTCTGTAACCTGACAGAGGCTGAGGGGATCTCTACGCCGGTCCCGGACTTTCTGTTTGAGCTAGAGTACTGCGACCAGATGAACGTTAAGTTTGAGAAGACGCGAGCGGGACGCGACCTCTTCTATGCATTCCACGGCAGCCGACTGGAGAACTTCCATTCTATCATCCACAACGGACTACACTGCCACCTCAACAAG ACGTCATTGTTCGGAGAGGGCACCTACCTCACCAGTGACCTCAGCATGGCGGTCCTCTACAGTCCCCACGGCAACGGTTGGCGCGACAGCCTCCTGGGACCGTTGCTAAGCTGTGTCGCCATGTGTGAGGTCATTGACCACCCAGACGTCAAGTGCCAGGTAAAGAGGAAAG ACTCGGAGACCATTGACCGGCAGCGATCCAGAGCCAGGAACAGTGAAGGAGGAGAGGTCCCTCAGAAGTACTTTGTGGTCACCAACAATCAGCTGCTCCGAGTCAAATACTTGCTAGTGTACTCTCAGAGAAGACACCTGTCCAG ACATTCCCAGGGCAGGTCGTGGCTGGTCAGACATCACTTTGCCATTATGATGAGTCTCTATCTGCTGCTACTCATCTTCATCGGTGCCTTCAACTCCACCACATTCCTCTCCTTCTGGAACCGGCTCTTCCGGTGA
- the LOC139406361 gene encoding eukaryotic translation initiation factor 3 subunit J-A-like: MAEGDSWDADTFDPDEPAIGAKKAVVADKWEGEDEDEDIKDNWDDEEEELKNAEEKKAAETKRSEKKKLAEKIKEKESLQRKKQEELRKRLEESNETELTPEEELAEKLQEEKKELTPEEELAEKLQEEETELTPEEELAEKLQEETGLLLAQDAFGVVNNVKGIDAVSPSSKDDFTDFEKLLKDKITPFESSIHYSGFLESLFRDLCLSLEVEDLKKVSNSLTVLLSEKQKQEKQLNKGKKKKKGVVAAGGMKAKMKDDLADYGEFDGGYAQDYEDFM, translated from the exons ATGGCGGAGGGAGATTCATGGG atGCTGACACTTTCGATCCGGACGAGCCCGCAATCGGGGCCAAGAAGGCTGTTGTGGCAGACAAATGGGAAGgcgaggatgaggatgaggatatCAAG GATAACTgggatgatgaagaggaggaattgAAGAACGCAGAAGAGAAAAAAGCAG CAGAGACAAAACGTTCAGAAAAGAAGAAATTAGCGGAAAAAATCAAAGAAAAAGAAAGTTTACAACGAAAAAAACAAGAAGAGTTGAGAAAGAGG TTAGAGGAATCTAATGAGACAGAACTCACACCAGAGGAGGAGCTAGCAGAGAAACTACAGGAAGAGAAAAAGGAACTCACACCAGAGGAAGAGCTAGCAGAGAAACTACAGGAAGAGGAAACGGAACTCACACCAGAGGAAGAGCTAGCAGAGAAACTACAGGAAGAGACTGGTCTTCTACTGGCTCAGGATGCTTTTG GTGTCGTCAACAATGTAAAAGGAATTGACGCTGTAAGCCCCTCTTCTAAAGATGACTTTACAGATtttgaaaagttgctaaaagaCAAGATAACACCTTTTGAGAGTTCCATACACTATTCCGGTTTCCTAGAGTCCTTGTTTCGAGACCTCTGTCTCTCAT TGGAGGTAGAAGACCTAAAAAAGGTCAGCAACTCCCTTACAGTATTACTAagtgagaaacagaaacaggaaaAG CAGCTGAATAAagggaagaagaaaaagaaaggcGTGGTTGCTGCCGGAGGGATGAAGGCCAAGATGAAGGATGACCTAGCGGACTACGGAGAGTTCGATGGAGGTTACGCGCAAGACTACGAGGACTTCATGTGA